A genomic window from Solanum stenotomum isolate F172 chromosome 10, ASM1918654v1, whole genome shotgun sequence includes:
- the LOC125841783 gene encoding protein BIG GRAIN 1-like A — MYNMEKDKLSRRHHKNPSFSSSLLDEIYRSIDGYDQRREDFKLPKLETRKQSSSANIGLKPKGVANIYNKKKSVEDETEIASFRRACLIEKWMEKKVKDKARRGPSSELDSINYDSLFFSSTSSESNSGTLSASSSEPDSFYSEKSSSSSTTCFAASRTRSIRRASVSPRRDTKLYSFDNQQANKNEESKSKSTALKMYNNLKKVKQPISPGGRLTNFLTSIFNNKSKNLKDANGGNRGHFHEVDERNSKSSSICSSFSRSCLSKTPPKFSQTSVKRTVRFNPVSVIVDEDCRPCGHKSIYDHDSDNLRRPKSQGNAEKNRKFEVDSYKNDYIVDYADEDDDDAASCSSSDLFEIDHLAFFGNKRFCDELPVYETTYVDTNRGIASGFIH; from the coding sequence atgtaTAATATGGAGAAGGATAAGTTGTCTAGGAGACATCACAAAAACCCTTCATTTTCATCTTCGCTTCTTGACGAAATCTACCGCTCCATTGATGGTTATGATCAAAGAAGAGAAGATTTCAAATTACCAAAATTAGAAACAAGAAAACAGAGCAGCAGCGCCAATATTGGACTGAAACCGAAAGGCGTTGCCAATATTTACAACAAGAAGAAGAGTGTAGAAGATGAAACAGAAATTGCTAGTTTTCGAAGGGCTTGTTTGATTGAGAAATGGATGGAGAAAAAAGTGAAAGATAAAGCACGAAGAGGTCCGTCTAGTGAATTGGATAGTATTAATTATGATTCACTCTTTTTCAGTTCAACTTCATCTGAATCCAATTCTGGTACTCTCTCTGCATCTTCATCTGAACCCGACTCTTTTTACTCTgaaaaatcttcttcttcttcaacaacttGTTTTGCTGCATCGAGAACTAGATCGATTAGAAGAGCCAGTGTTTCACCGCGTAGAGATACTAAACTCTATTCATTTGACAATCAACaagcaaataaaaatgaagagagCAAGTCGAAATCAACTGCTTTGAAAATGTACAACAATTTGAAGAAAGTGAAACAGCCCATTTCACCAGGGGGTCGTCTTACTAATTTTCTCACTTCCATTTTCAATAACAAATCGAAGAATTTGAAGGACGCAAATGGCGGAAACAGAGGACATTTTCATGAAGTAGATGAGAGGAATTCAAAATCTTCTTCaatttgttcatcattttcaagaTCCTGTTTAAGTAAAACCCCACCAAAATTCTCTCAAACTTCTGTCAAAAGGACAGTCAGATTCAACCCTGTTAGTGTTATTGTTGACGAAGATTGTCGTCCTTGTGGTCATAAATCCATATATGACCACGATTCAGACAATCTTCGTAGGCCCAAATCCCAAGGAAATGCAGAGAAGAACAGGAAGTTTGAAGTTGATTCATATAAGAATGATTACATTGTTGATTACGcagatgaagatgatgatgatgcagCAAGTTGTTCAAGTTCagatttgtttgaaattgatcACTTAGCATTTTTCGGTAACAAAAGATTTTGTGACGAACTGCCTGTCTATGAAACCACATATGTTGATACCAATAGAGGAATCGCAAGTGGTTTCATTCATTAA